In Terriglobus sp. TAA 43, a single window of DNA contains:
- a CDS encoding septal ring lytic transglycosylase RlpA family protein, with protein MIHSTEIGSDNTLQIHPAKLTRGFVSLSRTLLRSRAVVRLARKRHSLALGLALATGAAVSAAYATVTVVTHQVDSHTRVEPLAPAPAPPAAPPVELTKKRHPILNFRATAFRGLASWYGQVWNGRTTASGETFDETKLTAAHKTLPLGTIVRVTDMENMKSVVVKINDRGTLAPDRVIDLSSAAAKELGIIEQGLAKVKLEIIKKAS; from the coding sequence TTGATCCACTCAACCGAAATCGGTTCGGACAACACTCTCCAGATCCACCCCGCGAAACTTACCCGCGGATTTGTATCACTCTCTCGCACCCTGTTACGCAGCCGCGCCGTTGTGCGGTTGGCCCGCAAGCGTCACTCGCTCGCCCTGGGACTGGCATTGGCCACCGGCGCTGCTGTTTCTGCCGCGTATGCCACGGTTACCGTGGTGACGCACCAGGTGGATTCACACACACGTGTTGAGCCTTTGGCACCCGCACCTGCGCCTCCCGCCGCACCGCCGGTGGAACTGACGAAGAAGCGTCATCCGATTCTCAATTTCCGCGCGACTGCCTTCCGCGGACTGGCCTCCTGGTATGGGCAGGTCTGGAACGGACGCACCACCGCCAGTGGCGAAACCTTTGACGAAACCAAGCTGACTGCCGCACACAAGACTCTGCCGCTGGGCACGATTGTCCGCGTGACGGACATGGAAAACATGAAGTCAGTGGTGGTGAAGATTAATGATCGTGGAACACTGGCTCCGGATCGCGTGATTGACCTGTCTTCTGCCGCAGCGAAAGAGCTGGGCATTATTGAGCAGGGATTGGCGAAGGTGAAGCTGGAGATTATTAAGAAAGCTTCCTAA
- a CDS encoding TIGR03435 family protein, with amino-acid sequence MCFPLIRALLLAVFLVGPVAGFSLGAQQPVASAQTQALPAWDVVSIKPHKPGDDDVSERFSPAMYSGRNVTFKMLISQAYGVKEWLIFGLPSWVGSQRWDIEAKVSEPDMKVMRKLSREDRRAMLNALLRDHVGLVAHKESKVQPVFEMTALPEGVKFKAVPAPSSSEGGEKPSQGSQMTVDDGLISGRGVTMTTLADTLSYRVERNIVDRTGLKSEYGYMIDLHWTPEERDKGNDNGSGTDAPPPFFEAVRKQLGLKMVPGKAEVPTIVVEHIQQPDAN; translated from the coding sequence ATGTGCTTTCCATTGATTCGCGCGCTTTTGCTTGCTGTGTTTCTTGTTGGTCCTGTTGCTGGCTTTTCGTTGGGTGCGCAGCAACCTGTGGCATCGGCGCAGACGCAGGCGTTGCCGGCGTGGGACGTTGTGAGTATCAAGCCGCACAAGCCGGGCGATGATGACGTGAGCGAGCGCTTTTCGCCGGCAATGTACTCCGGGCGGAATGTGACCTTCAAGATGCTGATCAGCCAGGCGTATGGCGTGAAGGAGTGGCTGATCTTTGGGCTGCCTTCGTGGGTGGGTTCGCAGCGCTGGGATATTGAAGCCAAGGTGAGCGAGCCGGATATGAAGGTGATGCGCAAGCTGAGCCGCGAGGATCGGCGAGCCATGCTCAATGCCCTGCTGCGCGACCATGTGGGGCTGGTGGCGCATAAGGAATCGAAGGTGCAACCGGTGTTTGAGATGACGGCTCTGCCGGAAGGTGTGAAGTTTAAGGCTGTGCCTGCACCTTCAAGCTCTGAAGGCGGTGAGAAGCCTTCGCAGGGAAGCCAGATGACGGTGGACGATGGCTTGATCAGCGGCAGAGGCGTGACCATGACGACGCTGGCTGACACGTTGTCGTACCGGGTGGAGCGCAACATTGTGGACCGCACCGGACTGAAGTCGGAGTACGGCTACATGATTGATCTGCACTGGACGCCGGAGGAACGCGACAAGGGCAATGACAATGGCAGTGGGACCGATGCTCCTCCACCATTTTTTGAGGCTGTGCGTAAACAGCTTGGACTGAAGATGGTGCCGGGTAAGGCCGAGGTGCCGACGATTGTGGTGGAGCACATTCAACAGCCGGATGCGAATTAA
- a CDS encoding DUF5060 domain-containing protein: MRNLTRRDALKFSGAAAALLPATLTAQQPKARQQHTPIPQWEIFELTLQGPATGNPFMEVELSADFHLGHRSVHIPGFYDGEGTYKVRFMPDTVGEWSYTTASNNASLAGKTGSFTVSKPLPNAHGPIVVHNAQHFSYADGTPYFPFGTTSYAWIHQSETLQQQTLATLKTAPFNKIRMCIFPKHYEYNHNEPPFYPFPRNGTTNDYTRFDPHFFAHLEQRILDLQKLNIEADLILFHPYDRWGYSSMTPEQDAFYLRYVVARLGAYRNVWWSMANEWDFMKQKTLADFDRLFHVLEAADAHHHLRSIHHAAIMYDYAHPWITHGSLQTDEFDKAPQWLAAYKKPVIFDECKYEGNLNKRWGNISAAEMTRRFWLGLINGCYVTHGETYLPDTEEAFNEDTTPTLWWAHGGTLHGESSAAIAQLRKLVEESASTPNARMGFFAQDKPYYLNATVYGGADGKQAQTILYFMDEHQPVWYEFPLPEGTFTAELIDPLTTTATPVPGTHTGKTKIRMKVKAHQALRFRRV; the protein is encoded by the coding sequence GTGCGAAACCTCACTCGTCGCGATGCCTTGAAATTCAGCGGAGCCGCCGCTGCCCTGTTGCCCGCCACCCTCACCGCGCAACAACCAAAAGCGCGCCAGCAACACACGCCCATCCCACAGTGGGAGATCTTCGAACTCACACTGCAAGGCCCAGCCACCGGCAATCCCTTCATGGAAGTCGAACTCTCTGCCGACTTCCACCTCGGCCATCGCAGCGTTCATATCCCCGGTTTCTACGACGGTGAAGGCACCTACAAAGTCCGCTTCATGCCTGACACCGTGGGCGAATGGTCCTACACCACAGCCAGCAACAACGCATCGCTCGCAGGCAAGACCGGCAGCTTCACGGTAAGCAAGCCATTGCCAAACGCGCACGGCCCCATCGTCGTCCACAACGCACAACACTTCTCATACGCCGACGGCACACCCTACTTCCCCTTCGGCACAACAAGCTACGCGTGGATTCATCAAAGCGAAACCCTGCAACAGCAAACATTAGCAACGTTGAAGACCGCGCCCTTCAACAAAATCCGTATGTGCATCTTCCCCAAGCACTACGAGTACAACCACAACGAACCGCCGTTCTACCCCTTCCCGCGCAACGGCACCACCAACGACTACACACGCTTCGACCCACACTTCTTCGCGCATCTCGAACAGCGCATCCTCGACCTGCAGAAGCTCAACATCGAAGCCGACCTCATCCTCTTCCATCCCTACGACCGCTGGGGCTACAGCAGCATGACGCCTGAGCAGGACGCGTTCTATCTGCGCTACGTCGTCGCACGTCTCGGCGCCTATCGCAACGTGTGGTGGTCCATGGCGAACGAGTGGGATTTCATGAAGCAGAAGACCCTCGCGGACTTTGATCGTCTCTTCCACGTTCTTGAAGCAGCCGACGCACACCATCACCTGCGCAGCATCCACCACGCGGCCATCATGTACGACTACGCGCATCCGTGGATCACGCACGGCAGCCTGCAGACCGACGAGTTCGACAAAGCACCGCAGTGGCTCGCCGCATACAAGAAGCCAGTCATCTTCGACGAATGCAAGTACGAGGGCAATCTCAACAAACGTTGGGGCAACATCAGCGCCGCAGAAATGACTCGTCGCTTCTGGCTCGGCCTTATCAATGGTTGCTACGTCACCCACGGCGAAACGTACCTGCCCGACACAGAAGAAGCCTTCAACGAAGACACCACACCCACGCTCTGGTGGGCGCACGGCGGCACATTGCACGGCGAAAGCTCCGCAGCCATCGCGCAGCTACGCAAACTCGTTGAAGAGTCCGCATCCACACCAAACGCCCGCATGGGCTTCTTCGCTCAAGACAAGCCGTACTACCTCAACGCAACGGTCTACGGCGGAGCAGATGGAAAACAGGCGCAAACCATCCTCTACTTCATGGATGAACACCAGCCCGTCTGGTACGAGTTTCCATTGCCCGAAGGAACCTTCACCGCAGAACTCATCGATCCACTCACCACCACCGCAACACCCGTACCCGGCACACACACAGGCAAAACAAAAATCCGCATGAAGGTAAAGGCCCACCAGGCACTGCGCTTCCGCCGCGTGTAA
- a CDS encoding TIGR03435 family protein has protein sequence MGSAMCRAQSPLPVFDVVTIKPHQPGDTNTNVNRSPTSLQATNISLKEMIAGNFNVKAWLIFGLPPWAESQKWDIVAKVSEPDPAVMKNLSRQQRDDMVKALLMERFGLQLHMDSKVQPVFEMTAMPDGVKFKESAPPPKNDDGTPGKNPGASMSTSDNHMVAHHIAMKAFAENLSYRVERTVIDKTDMHSENGYDLELSWTPEMLNNGGDNGSGQEAPPPIFEAVKDQLGLKLTPTKAEVPTIVIDHVQMPDAN, from the coding sequence ATGGGCTCTGCGATGTGCCGTGCCCAGTCGCCGCTTCCGGTGTTTGATGTGGTGACGATTAAGCCGCATCAGCCGGGCGATACGAACACCAACGTGAATCGCAGCCCTACCAGCCTGCAGGCGACCAACATCTCGTTGAAGGAGATGATTGCGGGCAACTTCAACGTGAAGGCGTGGCTGATCTTTGGTCTTCCTCCGTGGGCAGAGTCGCAGAAGTGGGACATTGTTGCGAAGGTGAGTGAGCCTGATCCGGCAGTGATGAAGAATCTTTCACGCCAACAGCGCGATGACATGGTGAAGGCGCTGTTGATGGAGCGGTTTGGTTTGCAACTGCACATGGATAGCAAGGTGCAGCCGGTGTTTGAGATGACGGCGATGCCGGACGGCGTGAAGTTCAAGGAGAGTGCGCCGCCCCCGAAGAATGATGATGGAACGCCGGGTAAGAATCCAGGTGCGAGCATGAGCACTTCAGACAATCACATGGTGGCGCACCACATCGCCATGAAGGCGTTTGCGGAGAACCTGTCGTACCGCGTGGAACGCACAGTCATCGATAAAACGGATATGCATAGCGAGAATGGCTATGACCTGGAGCTATCGTGGACGCCTGAGATGCTGAACAACGGCGGCGATAACGGCTCGGGACAGGAGGCTCCTCCGCCGATTTTCGAAGCCGTGAAGGATCAGCTTGGGTTGAAGCTGACGCCGACGAAGGCCGAGGTGCCGACCATTGTGATTGATCATGTGCAGATGCCG